One part of the Archaeoglobaceae archaeon genome encodes these proteins:
- the gyrA gene encoding DNA gyrase subunit A, with amino-acid sequence MALTRDIADELRDSYIDYAMSVIVGRALPDVRDGLKPVQRRILYAMFEMGLRSDRQFRKCARIVGEVLGKYHPHGDAAVYDALVRLAQDFTMRYPLIEGQGNFGSVDGDSPAAMRYTEARLSKIAEEMLADIDKETVDFVPNFDATLQEPIVLPSKIPNLLINGSSGIAVGMATNIPPHNLVEVCSAIVQYIKNPQITLEELMEFIKGPDFPTGGVIVGIDGIVEAYRSGRGKITVRGKVELEEDRIVIKEIPYMVNKSRLVESIAELAKELDEIRSIRDESDREGIRIVIELRKDSNPEIVLKKLYMNTNLETTFSITLLALVNNEPKLLSLIDIISEFVKHRREIIRRKIVHELKKTRERLHIVEGLKKVIEDIDNAIALIKSSKSPSEAKKSLIEKYSLSEVQADAVLQTRLQKLTNIEVQSLVEEHNQLKKTIMEFESILAEPKKLDEILISEINEIKEKYGDARRTEIVLSIDKPVLAEETIVLVTSDGFIKRMSPINFKKQERGGVGVIAASVKENDEIVFFNVCKTDEKLLVFTENGNAFWIDIEEIPNMDRVSGGTSLRKFIRLEDEKVISAVNVRSFDDGEVLILSKNGYIKRVPLKEFENAKRAGIRASSENIAFATLLKGKDVFLATEMGYVLRVSADDIPVYSRNSRGVVAMRPREGDRIVWITSGIDEKLLLLTENGFGKKVEISNFRTLHRGAKGIVGYGITEKTGKLVLAEICGKGDLFIISRDGYCLRTDLEEIPTQGRTSSGVIISKKGIWRAFIYK; translated from the coding sequence GTGGCACTAACAAGAGATATTGCGGATGAGCTCAGAGATTCATACATAGACTATGCAATGAGCGTTATCGTGGGAAGAGCTTTGCCAGACGTTAGAGATGGACTTAAACCGGTGCAGAGAAGAATTTTGTATGCGATGTTCGAAATGGGACTAAGGAGCGACAGACAGTTTAGAAAGTGTGCAAGAATAGTGGGAGAAGTTTTGGGTAAGTATCATCCGCACGGCGATGCAGCTGTTTATGATGCTCTGGTTAGACTTGCACAAGACTTCACGATGAGATATCCCCTTATTGAAGGTCAGGGTAATTTTGGTAGTGTTGATGGCGACTCCCCAGCGGCGATGCGTTATACAGAGGCAAGACTTTCAAAAATAGCTGAAGAAATGCTGGCAGATATCGATAAGGAGACGGTAGATTTCGTACCTAATTTCGATGCAACTTTACAAGAGCCAATCGTATTGCCGTCTAAAATCCCAAATTTGCTCATTAATGGTTCAAGCGGGATAGCGGTTGGAATGGCAACAAACATTCCTCCTCACAATCTAGTAGAAGTCTGCTCAGCCATAGTTCAATACATAAAAAATCCACAAATCACACTTGAAGAGCTCATGGAGTTTATAAAGGGGCCTGATTTTCCGACTGGGGGGGTAATAGTTGGTATTGATGGAATCGTTGAAGCCTACAGAAGTGGTAGAGGCAAAATAACAGTTCGGGGAAAAGTGGAATTAGAAGAAGATAGGATTGTAATAAAGGAAATTCCCTACATGGTAAACAAGTCTCGCCTTGTAGAAAGTATAGCAGAACTTGCCAAGGAATTGGACGAAATTAGAAGTATAAGAGATGAATCGGATAGAGAGGGGATAAGAATAGTCATCGAATTACGTAAAGATTCCAATCCCGAAATCGTGCTCAAAAAGCTATACATGAATACCAATCTCGAAACAACTTTCAGCATTACGCTTTTAGCTCTCGTGAATAACGAACCAAAACTGTTAAGTTTAATAGATATAATTTCGGAATTTGTAAAGCATAGAAGGGAGATTATAAGAAGGAAAATTGTTCACGAACTTAAAAAAACACGAGAGAGACTTCACATAGTCGAGGGACTAAAGAAAGTTATAGAAGACATAGATAATGCCATAGCACTAATTAAATCTTCCAAATCTCCATCAGAAGCGAAAAAGTCTCTCATTGAGAAGTATTCTCTTTCAGAAGTTCAGGCTGATGCAGTTCTGCAAACGAGACTTCAAAAGCTAACGAACATCGAAGTCCAATCTTTGGTAGAAGAACACAATCAATTGAAAAAAACAATTATGGAGTTCGAATCGATTCTTGCAGAACCCAAAAAATTGGATGAGATTCTTATCTCTGAAATAAACGAGATAAAGGAGAAATATGGGGATGCAAGAAGAACAGAAATAGTTTTGAGCATTGATAAGCCTGTTTTGGCAGAAGAGACAATAGTGTTAGTGACTTCCGACGGTTTTATAAAAAGAATGTCTCCAATTAACTTCAAGAAGCAGGAGCGAGGAGGAGTCGGGGTAATCGCAGCAAGTGTAAAAGAAAATGATGAGATAGTATTTTTCAATGTGTGCAAAACCGATGAAAAACTTCTGGTTTTTACAGAGAATGGTAATGCCTTCTGGATCGATATTGAGGAAATTCCGAACATGGATAGGGTATCAGGAGGGACATCGTTGAGAAAGTTCATCCGGCTCGAAGATGAAAAAGTAATTTCTGCGGTTAACGTTAGGTCTTTTGATGATGGTGAAGTTCTTATATTGTCAAAAAATGGCTATATCAAAAGAGTCCCCCTAAAGGAATTTGAAAATGCCAAAAGAGCAGGAATAAGAGCTTCGAGCGAAAATATTGCATTTGCAACACTCTTAAAAGGGAAAGATGTCTTTTTGGCGACAGAAATGGGATACGTTTTGAGGGTGAGTGCGGATGACATCCCGGTATACTCGAGAAACTCACGTGGAGTGGTTGCTATGCGTCCAAGAGAGGGTGACAGAATTGTATGGATTACGTCAGGAATCGATGAAAAACTCCTGCTATTGACAGAAAATGGATTTGGAAAAAAGGTCGAGATTTCGAATTTTAGAACCCTTCACCGCGGAGCTAAAGGAATAGTGGGATATGGTATTACTGAAAAGACGGGTAAATTGGTTTTGGCTGAAATTTGTGGCAAGGGCGATTTATTCATTATCAGCAGAGACGGATATTGCCTAAGAACAGATTTGGAAGAAATTCCAACCCAAGGAAGGACGTCTTCTGGTGTTATAATTAGCAAGAAGGGTATTTGGAGAGCCTTTATATACAAGTAA
- a CDS encoding MTH1187 family thiamine-binding protein has protein sequence MIVADVSIIPIGAGESVSKFVKKAVEELKKSGLRVEVSAMSTVVEANNIDVLFAAIQRAREAVFSMGAKRVYTIIRIDERRDKESGIDIKKSAIS, from the coding sequence GTGATAGTCGCAGATGTTAGTATTATTCCAATAGGTGCCGGCGAGAGTGTCTCAAAATTTGTCAAAAAAGCAGTGGAAGAGCTCAAAAAGAGTGGACTGAGGGTAGAGGTCTCGGCGATGAGCACAGTTGTTGAGGCAAATAACATTGATGTTCTTTTCGCTGCAATTCAAAGGGCAAGAGAAGCCGTGTTCAGCATGGGTGCCAAAAGAGTTTACACGATTATCCGAATAGACGAAAGAAGAGACAAAGAGTCAGGAATCGATATTAAAAAGTCTGCAATTTCATAG